The Cohnella abietis genome has a segment encoding these proteins:
- a CDS encoding MerR family transcriptional regulator, with translation MAYTVKDISTRTGITAHTLRFYEKQGVLPYAERTEQGIRMYDESSIEWIETILALRSTGIPLAELKLYVDLYKEGDSTLQRRKEIMNNHKVKVEEQMLQLIKTLGRINYKMALYDVQLEQLERSSCTL, from the coding sequence ATGGCCTATACCGTTAAGGATATTTCAACAAGAACAGGGATAACAGCTCATACACTACGTTTCTATGAAAAACAGGGAGTCCTGCCTTATGCAGAACGAACTGAACAAGGAATCCGAATGTATGACGAGTCAAGTATTGAGTGGATAGAAACAATTTTAGCGCTGCGTTCGACTGGAATACCTTTAGCCGAACTAAAACTATACGTAGATTTATATAAAGAAGGGGATAGTACTCTACAAAGGCGAAAAGAGATAATGAACAATCACAAAGTAAAAGTCGAGGAACAAATGCTTCAGTTAATTAAAACCTTAGGAAGAATCAACTACAAAATGGCATTGTATGACGTACAATTGGAACAATTAGAAAGGTCGTCTTGCACTTTGTGA